In the Campylobacter concisus genome, ATTTATGCTGCTAAATAGCAACATAAATTTTATTTACAGTGTTTACAGCTTTTTACGCTAGCTACGATGTTTAGACGTTCTATTATATTTCCGATCTTCTTTTCTAATGCCTCTTGGTATTTGCCAAGCTCAGCATCATCGTAGCTCACGTCCTCGACGCTTCCACAGCTTTCACAGACAACATGAATATGTGGATATTCGTAGATGTCGTATCTAGCTTTTTGATTGACGATATTTACTTCAACTACAAGACCTTCGTCTTTTAAAGTATTTAAATTTTTATAAACTGTCGCAAGAGAAACCGATGGACTCTCTTTTAAAATCTCATCATAAAGCTCATCAATCGTTGGATGCGTGTGGCGATCAAGAATTCTTAAAACGCTAAGGCGCTGTGGCGTGACTTTTAGCCCAGATTGCTTTAATAATGATACGTATTGCATAGTGCTTTTCCTTGTTTTTATTTTGGCTTATGCTAGCAAAAATAATATTAAACGTTACTTTATTAAATGATATTAATTATTTTCTAGTAAATTTTTGGTAATCTGCTCGGCACTTATACCAAGGTACTTTTCAACCTCGGCGGTTGAACCATGGGGGATAAATTTATCTTCATACTCAAAGCTAATGACGCTTATATTTGAAATTTTATTTTCTTGTAAAAATGCACTTACTATCTCGCCAATACCGCCTTTTTTGGCACTATCGCTAAAGATGTACCACTTTTTAGTGCGTTTTGCAAGATCCAGTAAAAGCTCACTATCAAGCGGCTTTGCAAAGACAAGATCAACCAATATCACATCAAGCTTATCAGCTAGTAAATTTCTAACCAAATTTGCCCTACCAACGCCGTTGCCATAGCCCAAAAATGCAATATCACTATTTGCATCAGCTAAAATTTCACCATTGCCAAACTCAAGTGGCTTGGCATTAAATTCATCTCTTAAGATAAATGCTCCGCGCGGGTATCTAAATGCGCTTACGCCCTTGTAAGAGTAGGCAAATTCCATAACATTTTTCATACTCTCTTCGCATCTTGGGGCAAAGAGAACCATATTTGGCACAGCGTTTAAAAAGCTAATATCAAAGGCGCCCTGATGCGTTTCGCCATCCTCGCCCACGATGCCAGCCCTATCCATCGCAAAGGTAATGTTTAAATTTAAAATAGAAGCGTCATGAATGACCTGATCATAGGCTCTTTGCATGAATGTCGAGTATATTGCAACAAATGGTTTAAACCCCTCTTTTGCCATGGCTGACATCGATGTAACTGCATGCTGCTCAGCTATCGCTACGTCCCAAAAACGATCTGGGAATTCTTGTATCAAGGCATCCATACCAGTACCTGTTGGCATCGCAGCCGTCACACCAACGATATCGCTATGCTCTCTTGCCATTTTTAAAAGCTGTTCACTAAAGATTGCAGTGGCTGACTTGTTTGACTGTCTTTTTATAAATTCGCCACTTTTTAGATCAAATGGCCCGACTCCGTGCCAATTTTCATAATAGCCCTCAGCAAATTCATACCCTTTGCCCTTTAGTGTCTGCACGTGCACAATGACTGGCTTTTTCATATTTTTAGCAGTTTCAAATGTACTAAGAAGCGCGCCTAAGTCGTGTCCATCAACTGGCCCAATATACTCAAGACCAAGCTCTTCAAAAAACATGCCAGGAGTGATGAGTCTGATGCCCTCCTCCATGCGTCTAGCCATGTAGGCTGCAGAGTCTGGCATATAGCTTAAAAAGCGCTCAACCCTGCCTTTAAATTTTTGATAAAACTGTCCTGCCATCATCTGGCTTAAATACTTGCTAAGTGCGCCTATTGGCTTGCTTATACTCATCTCGTTGTCATTTAGGATGATGACGCAAGGATATTTTCTATCGCCTAGCTCATTTAGCGCCTCGTAAGCCATGCCGCCACTTAGTGAGCCATCGCCTATGACAGCTACTGGGATACGATCTTCGTTTTTAAGTTTTATCGCCTTTGCAGCACCAACTGCTAGAGATATAGAAGTCGAGCTATGTCCTGCCACAAAGTAGTCAAATTTGCTCTCACTTGGCTTTGTATAGCCACTGATGCCGTTAAATTTTCTAAGCGTATCAAAGCTCTCCCAGCGTCCAGTAAGTAGCTTGTGTGCATAGCTTTGGTGGCTTACATCGAAGATAAATGGATCTTTTGTCACATCAAAAATTTTATGCATCGCCACAATGATCTCAACTGCACCGATGTTTGAGCTAAGATGACCACCATTTTTGCTAACAGTGGCTAAAATTTTATCCCTGATGTCATGACAAAGTGCGTTTAGTTCATCAACATCTAAACTTTTAACGTCTTTATTCATTATTTACCAGCATTTTTAGTTTTTCTAGCCTTGTTTGCATAGTCGCATCGATATTGCCACCATCACTTATAATAACCACACCGCCTTTGCTTATAGCATCATCAGCGCTTATCTTGACATGTTCATTCTTGCTAAATTGCTCTTTTATATATTCGCTATCTTCGGGATTTACGCGAATTTCTATATTTTTAACATTACTTAGCTCTTTTATAAGCGAGCTTGCTAGATGATGAGCGATCTGACTTGAAGAGGTTGAAATTTCTTTATCAATTACTTCTTTTGCGATTTTTATAGCAGTTTGCCCAAGCTCTTCTTCGATCTTCTTTAAAAACTCATCAAATTTAACGTACTGCTCATCTAGCTTTGCAGCTGAAGCGCTAAATCTAGCCTCAAGCTCATTTATCCTTGCTTCATTTGCCGAATTTGCTTGGGCGATACCCTCATTTTTACCATCTTCTTTTGCACGAGAAATTTCAGCCTCAAGGCGTTTAGCAAATTCGCTCTCTTGGTTTTCTATTTGCATTTGAAGTTTGATGATGTTGCTGCTTAGCTCATCTGTTTTTTTAAGCAGTTCTTCGACAAAGCTTGACTCGCCTGCTTGCTGTATTTGTGGACTTTGAGCCTGAGAAGCAAAGTGGTTTTGTGAGTTTGTCTGCGTTTGGTGGCTAGCTTGAGGAATGAAATTTTCACCCTTTTGCCCAAAATTTTGCTCACTTAGCTCTTCACTAAGATTATTTTCTTCTATCAATACAGGAGCACTATCTGCAGCTCGCTCTCCAACTCCAAGTACTTTAAATCTGTAATTTTCTATAAAGTGAGCTGGAGAAGTTTCACTGGTTATTACGCTGCTTTTCATTCTATCATCTCATCTGCTTCGCCGACTTGGAATACACCTTGATCAGCTAGAGTTTGCACAGTCTCTACTATGCGTCTTTGAGCCTCTTCAACATCTTTTACACGCACTGCGCCAAGATATTGCATCTCCTCTTTGAAGGCTTCTGCTGCACGTTGAGACATATTTGATAAAAATTTATCCTTTATGCCGTCGCTTGAGCCCTTAAACGCGACCATAAGGTCTTTTTTATCGACATTTTTAAGAATTTCTCTAATCGCAGTTGCGTTAAGGTTGATAATATCTTCAAATGTAAACATAAGCTCTTTAATCGTTGTTGCAAGCTTATCATCGCTTTGTTCGATGCGTTCGATCGTACTTTTGCTGGCTTTTTGCCCAAGTCTATTAAGCACTTCTGCCACAGCTCTTGGACCACCAACTTCGACTTTATATGATGTAAGGCTTTCAAGCTTGCCCTCAAGCACGGTTGAAACACGCTTAATTACCGATGGACTAATATCACCAAGATTTGCCATTCTAATGACAACTTCGCTTCTCAGCTCATCTGAGAAAAAGCTAAGCGTTTCAGCAGCGCTCGTTGAGTCCATGTGAGCTAGTATTAGCGCGATGGTTTGAGGGTGCTCTTTTATGATAAAGTCTGCCAGCTGTTGTGGTTTTATCTTATCAAGATAGCCAAAGCTTTTTGAGTTTTCCATGCTTTTTGCAAGCTTGTCCAAAATTTTCTGAGCTGCCTCTGGACCAAATGTGCGGTAAAGAATTTCTTTTGCGTACTCTAAACCACCACTTCTCATATATTGATTTGACTGCATTAGTGCGTAAAATTCTTCTAGTACGGCACTTGCGACTTGTTTGTCTATGTTTTTTGCGGTTGCGATATAGCCTGAAATTTCAGTGATGACATCAACATCCATGTGAGAAAATATAAGAGCAGTTGCCTCTTCGCCAAGCTGAATCAGCAAAATAGCAATCTTTTCAGGCATCGATAGATCATCATAAATCATTTTTTGCTTGTCATTTAGCTTTATTGACATCAAATTTCCTTACGCATATTAAAGTCGCTGTCATTTTTTACCATATCTTGAAGTAGCATTGCTATCTCTTCATTTCTCTCTGTGATGACCGCTCTCATTTTCTCAAGTAAAACATCGTATTTTAATTCATCTTCATTAAACTCGCCACTAAGTCCTAGTTGCTCTTCGACCTTTTTGCGAGCAGCTTTGAATTTTTCAAGCGTATCTTCAGCATCTACCTCAATATCCTCAAGGCCATCTTGAACTTGCTCCTCTTCTTCTTTTGTCTCTTCAAGCATCTTTTGCATAAATGGCACAATGACTTTTTTGTAGAAGATGTAGAGCAACAATGCTGCAAAAATATATTTTAGTAGCGGCATAAATGGCACTACATAGTTATTCACAAAGCCATCCATCTTCTCACTAGTGCTTATATCTTTGCCGGTTTTAAACTCAAAGTTATCTAAACTTACTTCATCGCCCCTATTTTGGTTATAGCCGATTGATTGCTTGATCAAATTTGTGATTGATTCTCTTTGCTCTTTAGAAAGTGGAGTAAATTCTACCTCACCAGTTGGCTTGCCGTCACTATCTTTTTTACTTTGATAAAGTCCGTCTATAACGACAGCCGCACTCACTCTATTTATGCTAGCAAACTGCCCTTTGATGCTTGTTACTTTCTTTGAAATTTCATAGTTTGTCTGCTGTGAGCTTTTATTGTATTGCTCTTTTAAAGTACTATCATCAAGGCCTTGGACAGGGCCAATGTTGCTAACCGCACCTGGGACGCCACCTACTTCATTTGGTGCTGAGCCTTGGCGCTTTTCTTCGATATTACTTTCACTTCTAACGACGTTATTTGGGTCATAAACCTCGCTTTTTGTATCTTTTTTATCAAAGTCAAAGTCAATATTTACCTTTGCTACGACCTTATCTACTCCGCCCACGATAGGAGCTAGCACATTTACGATCTTTTGTTCGTAATTATTTTCAAACTCGCGCTTATAGCGGATCTGCTGAGCTATAGCGTCACTATCAAACTCTCCATCTTCATCGCCAAGTGCGACGCCGTCTTGATTGACGATCTTTACATTTTCTGTGCTTAAATTTGTAACAGAGGCAGCGACTAGGTTTTTAATGCCAAAAATTTGCTTCGCGTTTAGGCTAACGCCTGGCTTTAACTCAACAACGATAGAAGCTGTTGGAAGTGCTTGACGCTCAGTAAAAACGCTCTCTTTAGGGATAGCGATACGAACAGTCGCTTTTTGGATAGAAGAAAGACTCTCGATCGTTCTAGCTAATTCGCCCTCAAGCGCTCTTTGAAATTTTACTCTCTGTTCGGCATCAGTCGCACCAAATTCTTGCTTATCAAAAATTTCAAAGCCGATTTTGCTCTCTTTTGGTATTCCAAGCGTTGCAACAGCGATACGCTCTTTATAGACATCGCTCGTTGGCACAAGGATAGTGCCTTCGTTTGCCAATTTATATTTAATTCCATCTTTATTTAGCTGATCAAGTATTAAGGCTGAATCGTTTGGGCTAATGTTTTCAAAAAGGACGCTATAACCTGCAAAATTTTCATTTTTGCTTTTATAAAGTGTTAAAAATACTAAAAATGCCACGACCAAAACGATCGAGCTAGCTGCAACGATTTTTTGCTTTAATGAAAGCTTTTGATAAATTTGACTTATTTGATGAAGTAATGCTTTAAAATCCATATTCCTACTTTAAAATTTGCTTTAATTCTTCAAAAACTCTATCATTTTGCCAGCTAAGGCCGATGGTGATTCTCACCGCATTTAAGGCGTAGCTTTTTAGATCTCGCAAAATTATACCCTTTTTTAGCATCTTTTCGCATATCTGGCTTGATTTTGGCTCGTTAAATTTAAATGTGATGAAATTTGTATAGCTTGGGATAAATTCTATGCCATTTTGCTTTGCAAATTCTTCATATCTCTTCATCTGCTCGAAGTTATTTTGCATAGTTTTTTGCACAAATTCATCATCACCAAGTGCTACTATCGCCGCTCTTAAGCTTAGAGTTGTGATGTTAAACGGAGCTCTTAGTTTTGAAAGAGCGCCTATGGTCTCTTCATTTGCCACGCCGTATCCCACGCGCATGCCACCAAGTGCGTAGGCCTTTGAGAATGTTCCAAGATATATGGCATTTTTAAATTTTATCACCTCGCTTGGCTTTATCTCTTTTTTACTATCTTTAAATTTTGCAAATTCGTTGTAGGCACAATCAAGCACAACAAGCGTATTTTCATCAACGCTTTTTATAAATTTAAAGACCTCATCTGCGTCCAAACACTCACCCAAAGGATTATTTGGCAAGCAAAGAAAGATGACTGAAATTTCATCTTTTTTGGCGTTATAAATTTCTAAGAACTCGCTCAAATCATGCTCCATACTCTTTGTGCGGTAAATTTTAGCCCCAGTTTGCTTTGCATAAATTTCATACATTGCAAAGGTCACACCAGCCATCAAAACGCCACTTTGCTTGTTTGCTTTTGCGTGTAGTGCATACTCTATGATCTGGTCGCTTCCAGAGCCGATTATTAAATTTTTACTGCTAACATCATATTTTTTAGCCAGCCCTTCTTTTAGTTCAAAATAGCTGTCGTCTGGATATAGATGTGCGTTCTTAGCGACCTCTTTTAGTGCCTCCTCTACGCGTTTGCTCGTGCCAAAAGGGTTTTCGTTGCTAGCTAGCTTTATCACATCTTTTGCTTCAATGCCAAACTCTCTAACTACAAGCTCGATCGGCTTTCCAGCCTCGTAATTAACTAAATCATCTAAAAAATCATTAAACTTCATTACTCTTCTCCGTTTAAATAACTTCCTAACCAGCTTATCTCAGCGCCACTCTCTTTTGCGAGTTCAAAGGCGTTTTGCACCTTCTCATCGTCGATATGCCCTTCAAAATCAAGATAAAACATTGATTTAAACTCGCGTTGCTTAATAGGGCGTGACTCAAGTTTTGTGATATTGATATTTTCATTTTTAAAGATAGAAAGCAGATCAGCAAGGCGTCCTGGGCTGTGATCAGTCTTTGCAAGGATCGAAGTTTTCGAGTTTTCAACTCTTGCGTTTTTAAAATCGCTTAAAATCAAAAATCTTGTTCTATTTGCCATATTGTCTTCAATCGTCTCATAAACTATCGGTACGTTATAAATTTTTGCTGCGATCTTTGAGCAAATGGCGGCTGAGTTTCTATCCATTGATGCCATATATGCAGCTGCTGCGGTTGATTTTGCTGGAACAAATTCAATTTCATTTAGCATATGATCTTCTAAAAATTTACGGCATTGATTATACCCTTGCGGATGCGAATAAATTCGCTTTATCTCTTTTAAATTTTCATTTATGCTAACAAAGCTGTGATGGATATCCACATAAAGCTCAGCAACTATTTTTATATCACTAAATTTACTCAAACAATCAAGCGTAGCGCCAACAGCGCCTTCAGTGTTGTTTTCAATAGGCACAACGCCGTATTTTGC is a window encoding:
- the dxs gene encoding 1-deoxy-D-xylulose-5-phosphate synthase, which gives rise to MNKDVKSLDVDELNALCHDIRDKILATVSKNGGHLSSNIGAVEIIVAMHKIFDVTKDPFIFDVSHQSYAHKLLTGRWESFDTLRKFNGISGYTKPSESKFDYFVAGHSSTSISLAVGAAKAIKLKNEDRIPVAVIGDGSLSGGMAYEALNELGDRKYPCVIILNDNEMSISKPIGALSKYLSQMMAGQFYQKFKGRVERFLSYMPDSAAYMARRMEEGIRLITPGMFFEELGLEYIGPVDGHDLGALLSTFETAKNMKKPVIVHVQTLKGKGYEFAEGYYENWHGVGPFDLKSGEFIKRQSNKSATAIFSEQLLKMAREHSDIVGVTAAMPTGTGMDALIQEFPDRFWDVAIAEQHAVTSMSAMAKEGFKPFVAIYSTFMQRAYDQVIHDASILNLNITFAMDRAGIVGEDGETHQGAFDISFLNAVPNMVLFAPRCEESMKNVMEFAYSYKGVSAFRYPRGAFILRDEFNAKPLEFGNGEILADANSDIAFLGYGNGVGRANLVRNLLADKLDVILVDLVFAKPLDSELLLDLAKRTKKWYIFSDSAKKGGIGEIVSAFLQENKISNISVISFEYEDKFIPHGSTAEVEKYLGISAEQITKNLLENN
- the fliF gene encoding flagellar basal-body MS-ring/collar protein FliF translates to MDFKALLHQISQIYQKLSLKQKIVAASSIVLVVAFLVFLTLYKSKNENFAGYSVLFENISPNDSALILDQLNKDGIKYKLANEGTILVPTSDVYKERIAVATLGIPKESKIGFEIFDKQEFGATDAEQRVKFQRALEGELARTIESLSSIQKATVRIAIPKESVFTERQALPTASIVVELKPGVSLNAKQIFGIKNLVAASVTNLSTENVKIVNQDGVALGDEDGEFDSDAIAQQIRYKREFENNYEQKIVNVLAPIVGGVDKVVAKVNIDFDFDKKDTKSEVYDPNNVVRSESNIEEKRQGSAPNEVGGVPGAVSNIGPVQGLDDSTLKEQYNKSSQQTNYEISKKVTSIKGQFASINRVSAAVVIDGLYQSKKDSDGKPTGEVEFTPLSKEQRESITNLIKQSIGYNQNRGDEVSLDNFEFKTGKDISTSEKMDGFVNNYVVPFMPLLKYIFAALLLYIFYKKVIVPFMQKMLEETKEEEEQVQDGLEDIEVDAEDTLEKFKAARKKVEEQLGLSGEFNEDELKYDVLLEKMRAVITERNEEIAMLLQDMVKNDSDFNMRKEI
- a CDS encoding Fur family transcriptional regulator, translating into MQYVSLLKQSGLKVTPQRLSVLRILDRHTHPTIDELYDEILKESPSVSLATVYKNLNTLKDEGLVVEVNIVNQKARYDIYEYPHIHVVCESCGSVEDVSYDDAELGKYQEALEKKIGNIIERLNIVASVKSCKHCK
- the pheA gene encoding prephenate dehydratase; its protein translation is MQELNELRKEIDAIDDLILNKLNERMILVEQIGKLKQTSGTPIYRPERERAIINRLTSLSKDKALNKAAIEAIYLEIFAVSRNLEMPQKIVYLGPEGTYTHQAAQSRFGAMSSYLPLATIEAVFTKLAQKEAKYGVVPIENNTEGAVGATLDCLSKFSDIKIVAELYVDIHHSFVSINENLKEIKRIYSHPQGYNQCRKFLEDHMLNEIEFVPAKSTAAAAYMASMDRNSAAICSKIAAKIYNVPIVYETIEDNMANRTRFLILSDFKNARVENSKTSILAKTDHSPGRLADLLSIFKNENINITKLESRPIKQREFKSMFYLDFEGHIDDEKVQNAFELAKESGAEISWLGSYLNGEE
- the fliH gene encoding flagellar assembly protein FliH, which encodes MKSSVITSETSPAHFIENYRFKVLGVGERAADSAPVLIEENNLSEELSEQNFGQKGENFIPQASHQTQTNSQNHFASQAQSPQIQQAGESSFVEELLKKTDELSSNIIKLQMQIENQESEFAKRLEAEISRAKEDGKNEGIAQANSANEARINELEARFSASAAKLDEQYVKFDEFLKKIEEELGQTAIKIAKEVIDKEISTSSSQIAHHLASSLIKELSNVKNIEIRVNPEDSEYIKEQFSKNEHVKISADDAISKGGVVIISDGGNIDATMQTRLEKLKMLVNNE
- the hisC gene encoding histidinol-phosphate transaminase, whose product is MKFNDFLDDLVNYEAGKPIELVVREFGIEAKDVIKLASNENPFGTSKRVEEALKEVAKNAHLYPDDSYFELKEGLAKKYDVSSKNLIIGSGSDQIIEYALHAKANKQSGVLMAGVTFAMYEIYAKQTGAKIYRTKSMEHDLSEFLEIYNAKKDEISVIFLCLPNNPLGECLDADEVFKFIKSVDENTLVVLDCAYNEFAKFKDSKKEIKPSEVIKFKNAIYLGTFSKAYALGGMRVGYGVANEETIGALSKLRAPFNITTLSLRAAIVALGDDEFVQKTMQNNFEQMKRYEEFAKQNGIEFIPSYTNFITFKFNEPKSSQICEKMLKKGIILRDLKSYALNAVRITIGLSWQNDRVFEELKQILK
- the fliG gene encoding flagellar motor switch protein FliG, with the translated sequence MSIKLNDKQKMIYDDLSMPEKIAILLIQLGEEATALIFSHMDVDVITEISGYIATAKNIDKQVASAVLEEFYALMQSNQYMRSGGLEYAKEILYRTFGPEAAQKILDKLAKSMENSKSFGYLDKIKPQQLADFIIKEHPQTIALILAHMDSTSAAETLSFFSDELRSEVVIRMANLGDISPSVIKRVSTVLEGKLESLTSYKVEVGGPRAVAEVLNRLGQKASKSTIERIEQSDDKLATTIKELMFTFEDIINLNATAIREILKNVDKKDLMVAFKGSSDGIKDKFLSNMSQRAAEAFKEEMQYLGAVRVKDVEEAQRRIVETVQTLADQGVFQVGEADEMIE